One Rhea pennata isolate bPtePen1 chromosome 3, bPtePen1.pri, whole genome shotgun sequence DNA segment encodes these proteins:
- the LOC134138847 gene encoding uncharacterized protein LOC134138847, giving the protein MLDFLSFVVSLCWSPATPHKGPRRPAPPPGPRHPPGPTTPAPSPVRPHHRSGPTALLASTVQPLRLAPHHRLPAPLAATLGRHCLAPLPPGPIGCRLQAQPPRPAAARPHWLPPAGAAASPRCRPAPLAAACRRSRLAPLPPDPIGCRLQAQQPRPAAARPHWLPPAGAAASPRCRPAPLAAACRRSRLAPLPPGPIGCRLQAQPPRPAAARPHWLPPAGAAASPRCRPAPLAAACQRSRLAPLPPGPIGCRLQAQPPRPAAARPHWLPPAGAAASPRCRPTPLAAACRRSRLAPLPPGPIGCCPWAPLLLPARPARPPARPPCVEAVPGGGSEALALLGASY; this is encoded by the exons ATGTTGGATTTCCTGTCTTTTGTTGTCAGCCTGTGT TGGTCACCTGCCACCCCGCACAaaggcccgcgccgcccggcaccgccgcccggcccccgccACCCGCCCGGCCCCACCACCCCGGCCCCATCACCGGTCCGGCCCCATCACCGGTCCGGCCCCACCGCCCTCCTGGCCTCCACTGTGCAGCCTCTGCGGCTCGCCCCACACCACCGCCTGCCGGCCCCATTGGCTGCCACCCTTGGGCGCCACTGcctcgccccgctgccgcccggccccaTTGGCTGCCGCCTGCAGGCGCAGCCGcctcgccccgctgccgcccggccccaTTGGCTGCCGCCTGCCGGCGCAGCCGcctcgccccgctgccgcccggccccaTTGGCTGCCGCCTGCAGGCGCAGCCGcctcgccccgctgccgcccgacCCCATTGGCTGCCGCCTACAGGCGCAGCAGcctcgccccgctgccgcccggccccaTTGGCTGCCGCCTGCCGGCGCAGCCGcctcgccccgctgccgcccggccccaTTGGCTGCCGCCTGCAGGCGCAGCCGcctcgccccgctgccgcccggccccaTTGGCTGCCGCCTGCAGGCGCAGCCGcctcgccccgctgccgcccggccccaTTGGCTGCCGCCTGCAGGCGCAGCCGcctcgccccgctgccgcccggccccaTTGGCTGCCGCCTGCCAGCGCAGCCGcctcgccccgctgccgcccggccccaTTGGCTGCCGCCTGCAGGCGCAGCCGcctcgccccgctgccgcccggccccaTTGGCTGCCGCCTGCAGGTGCAGCTGcctcgccccgctgccgcccgacCCCATTGGCTGCCGCCTGCAGGCGCAGCCGcctcgccccgctgccgcccggccccaTTGGCTGCTGCCCTTGGGCGCCGCTGCTGTTGCCagcccggcccgcccggcccccagcccggccgcccTGCGTGGAGGCcgtgcccggcggcggcagcgaggCCCTAGCTTTGCTCGG TGCGTCCTACTGA